A genomic segment from Gavia stellata isolate bGavSte3 chromosome 4, bGavSte3.hap2, whole genome shotgun sequence encodes:
- the LUM gene encoding lumican: protein MTLNSLPVFLLLISGIFCQYDYGPADDYGYDPFGPSSAVCAPECNCPLSYPTAMYCDNLKLKTIPIVPSGIKYLYLRNNMIEGIEENTFDNVTDLQWLILDHNRLENSKIKGRVFSKLKHLKKLHINYNNLTEAVGPLPKTLDDLQLSHNKITKVNPSALEGLVNLTVIHLQNNQLKADSISGAFKGLNSLLYLDLSFNRLTKLPTGLPHSLLMLYFDNNQISNVPDEYFQGFKTLQYLRLSHNKLTDSGIPGNVFNITSLVELDLSFNQLKSIPTVSENLENFYLQVNKINKFPLSSFCKVVGPMTYSKITHLRLDGNNLTRADLPQEMYNCLRVAAEISLE, encoded by the exons ATGACTTTAAACTCCCTACCAGTCTTTCTGTTATTGATTAGTGGCATTTTTTGCCAGTATGACTATGGTCCTGCAGATGATTATGGTTATGATCCTTTTGGGCCATCCTCAGCAGTCTGTGCCCCAGAATGTAATTGTCCTTTAAGCTACCCTACTGCCATGTATTGTGACAATCTTAAACTGAAAACCATTCCGATTGTACCAAGTGGAATAAAATACCTTTATCTTAGAAACAATATGATCGAAGGCATTGAAGAGAATACATTTGATAATGTAACAGACCTACAGTGGCTGATCCTAGATCACAACCGTTTAGAAAATTCAAAAATTAAGGGAAGAGTCTTCTCTAAACTAAAGCATCTGAAGAAACTTCACATTAACTACAATAATTTGACTGAAGCTGTTGGACCACTCCCTAAAACTCTGGATGACCTGCAATTAAGTCACAACAAGATCACAAAAGTCAACCCCAGTGCACTTGAGGGGCTGGTGAATCTGACTGTCATTCACCTCCAGAACaaccagctgaaagcagatTCTATTTCTGGGGCTTTTAAAGGCCTGAACTCACTTCTGTATCTTGACTTAAGCTTCAATCGACTTACAAAGCTACCAACAGGACTGCCTCACTCCTTACTCATGCTGTATTTTGATAATAACCAGATCTCCAATGTTCCTGATGAGTACTTCCAAGGTTTTAAAACCCTGCAATATTTACGTTTATCCCACAATAAATTAACAGATTCTGGAATACCAGGCAATGTCTTCAATATCACATCACTGGTTGAGTTGGATCTCTCCTTCAATCAGCTGAAGAGCATTCCAACTGTCAGTGAGAACCTCGAAAACTTCTACCTCCAAGTCAACAAAATTAACA AGTTCCCATTGAGCAGCTTCTGTAAGGTTGTTGGGCCAATGACCTATTCCAAGATCACACATTTGCGCCTGGATGGAAACAATCTCACTCGGGCTGACCTGCCACAGGAGATGTACAACTGCCTTCGGGTGGCTGCTGAGATTTCACTGGAGTGA